In a single window of the Chelonia mydas isolate rCheMyd1 chromosome 8, rCheMyd1.pri.v2, whole genome shotgun sequence genome:
- the THOC3 gene encoding THO complex subunit 3 isoform X1 — protein sequence MALSPYVLAMQELFRANTRSREFPAHGAKVHSVAWSCCGRRLASGSFDKTASVFVLEKDRLVKENNYRGHGDSVDQLCWHPSNPDLFVTASGDKTIRIWDVRTTKCIATVNTKGENINICWSPDGQTIAVGNKDDVVTFIDAKTHRSKAEEQFKFEVNEISWNNDNNMFFLTNGNGCINILSYPELKPIQSINAHPSNCICIKFDPMGKYFATGSADALVSLWDVDELVCVRCFSRLDWPVRTLSFSHDGKMLASASEDHFIDIAEVETGEKLWEVQCESPTFTVAWHPKRPLLAFACDDKDGKYDSSREAGTVKLFGLPNDA from the exons ATGGCGCTCTCCCCGTACGTGCTGGCCATGCAGGAGCTGTTCCGGGCCAACACGCGCAGCCGCGAGTTCCCGGCGCACGGGGCCAAGGTGCACTCGGTGGCCTGGAGCTGCTGCGGCCGCCGGCTCGCCTCGGGCTCCTTCGACAAGACGGCGAGCGTCTTCGTGCTGGAGAAGGACCGGCTG GTGAAGGAGAACAACTACCGCGGCCACGGGGACAGCGTGGATCAGCTGTGCTGGCACCCGAGTAACCCAGACCTCTTCGTTACTGCATCTGGAGACAAGACCATCCGTATCTGGGATGTCCGCACCACTAAGTGCATTGCTACCGTGAACACCAAAG GAGAGAACATTAATATCTGCTGGAGTCCTGATGGCCAGACCATTGCGGTGGGGAATAAGGATGATGTGGTCACCTTCATTGATGCCAAAACACATCGCTCCAAAGCCGAGGAGCAGTTTAAATTTGAGGTGAATGAGATTTCCTGGAACAATGATAACAACATGTTCTTCCTCACCAATGGCAACGGCTGCATCAACATCCTCAG CTACCCGGAGCTGAAGCCCATCCAGTCTATCAATGCTCACCCTTCAAACTGCATCTGCATCAAGTTTGACCCCATGGGGAAGTACTTTGCCACGGGAAGCGCAGATGCTCTGGTCAGCCTGTGGGATGTGGACGAGCTGGTGTGTGTGAGGTGCTTCTCCAG GCTGGACTGGCCCGTGAGAACCTTGAGTTTTAGCCATGATGGGAAGATGCTGGCATCCGCGTCTGAGGATCACTTCATCGACATTGCCGAGGTGGAGACAG GGGAGAAGCTGTGGGAGGTGCAGTGTGAGTCCCCCACCTTCACGGTGGCCTGGCACCCAAAGAGACCTTTGCTGGCCTTCGCCTGTGATGACAAAGACGGCAAATATGACAGCAGCCGGGAGGCAGGCACCGTCAAGCTCTTCGGCCTCCCCAATGACGCATAA
- the THOC3 gene encoding THO complex subunit 3 isoform X2, with product MALSPYVLAMQELFRANTRSREFPAHGAKVHSVAWSCCGRRLASGSFDKTASVFVLEKDRLVKENNYRGHGDSVDQLCWHPSNPDLFVTASGDKTIRIWDVRTTKCIATVNTKGENINICWSPDGQTIAVGNKDDVVTFIDAKTHRSKAEEQFKFEVNEISWNNDNNMFFLTNGNGCINILSYPELKPIQSINAHPSNCICIKFDPMGKYFATGSADALVSLWDVDELVCVRCFSRLDWPVRTLSFSHDGKMLASASEDHFIDIAEVETGETGADGQAQLAKRPGSPSPAALGHLRPREGHGAAPPTPARAKGGTGWPIPTA from the exons ATGGCGCTCTCCCCGTACGTGCTGGCCATGCAGGAGCTGTTCCGGGCCAACACGCGCAGCCGCGAGTTCCCGGCGCACGGGGCCAAGGTGCACTCGGTGGCCTGGAGCTGCTGCGGCCGCCGGCTCGCCTCGGGCTCCTTCGACAAGACGGCGAGCGTCTTCGTGCTGGAGAAGGACCGGCTG GTGAAGGAGAACAACTACCGCGGCCACGGGGACAGCGTGGATCAGCTGTGCTGGCACCCGAGTAACCCAGACCTCTTCGTTACTGCATCTGGAGACAAGACCATCCGTATCTGGGATGTCCGCACCACTAAGTGCATTGCTACCGTGAACACCAAAG GAGAGAACATTAATATCTGCTGGAGTCCTGATGGCCAGACCATTGCGGTGGGGAATAAGGATGATGTGGTCACCTTCATTGATGCCAAAACACATCGCTCCAAAGCCGAGGAGCAGTTTAAATTTGAGGTGAATGAGATTTCCTGGAACAATGATAACAACATGTTCTTCCTCACCAATGGCAACGGCTGCATCAACATCCTCAG CTACCCGGAGCTGAAGCCCATCCAGTCTATCAATGCTCACCCTTCAAACTGCATCTGCATCAAGTTTGACCCCATGGGGAAGTACTTTGCCACGGGAAGCGCAGATGCTCTGGTCAGCCTGTGGGATGTGGACGAGCTGGTGTGTGTGAGGTGCTTCTCCAG GCTGGACTGGCCCGTGAGAACCTTGAGTTTTAGCCATGATGGGAAGATGCTGGCATCCGCGTCTGAGGATCACTTCATCGACATTGCCGAGGTGGAGACAG GCGAGACCGGGGCAGATGGCCAGGCCCAGCTTGCAAAGCGACCAGGCTCCCCgtccccagctgccctggggcacCTCCGGCCACGCGAAGGACACGGTGcagctccccccactcccgcaCGGGCTAAAGGAGGAACCGGCTGGCCGATCCCCACTGCCTGA